A section of the Leptospira kobayashii genome encodes:
- a CDS encoding ATP-binding protein translates to MVFSLSHLKKNYFLLLILALSFFSCKVATSSHPDAIEGNMDLSAWEPNQGLVNLKGDWEFCWDELIPPGSDESLWKEKCQGYFPVPSFWKFYKIKGENPPIFGKATYRLKLRIPSNSTIHYGLFWTEIMSAFEIFINSRSVVKVGKTGDSFQTMKPDLKPGVSYLGNLPEQVEIVIWVSNFNHENHGFWEPMYFGKWESIARQHIEFVMRDIASCSAIIIIGLYHLIIYLSRLRSKEYLLFGLFCIVMGIRQLNFETHTFYYLFPNFEFDSYIRFLFGVIYLIGILMVTLYDLLFPEDIPKLFTNCLRVILISFLFTLFLSVPVFTHFAAYLFGFLAFALIVYIPFFIRAFFRKREGADLMLVAYFITTITILNDLLFNFGFIHTGYISHLGVLLFIFIQAVILSKKITKTLEEKENLVDKLGETLEAKNKTHTELMNLKEYQKYELELQVRLRTEEYEIAKQIAETASNAKSQFLATMSHEIRTPMNGILGIAELLKMTPLTKDQEQYLKMLQDSGQSLLTILNDILDYSKLEAGKIELLETDFSWKILLELAEGIFKYQAEKKQVKFEVNFDPDFVYLAHGDENRIKQVLFNIISNAVKFTETGEIKIHLSSEKENTGNWIQYKISVTDTGIGIPEDKMDSLFQRFTQLDSSISRKYGGTGLGLAIAKKITDMMGGELEAKRNYPVGTTFEFRIRLLRNQVSRVLRSEDSVDLSQLPPNTYVLIAEDDPTNLFLLSNFLKKLKVRHDTARDGREAVAKTKANTFQLIFMDINMPNLDGIGASEEILKDENINPKPIIIAVTADVFQEDREKCLRAGMSSFLPKPFQKREIEQALYEWLIERKSQE, encoded by the coding sequence ATGGTATTTTCGCTTTCCCATTTGAAAAAAAATTACTTTTTATTACTTATCCTTGCCCTCTCTTTTTTTTCCTGCAAAGTAGCCACATCCTCCCATCCCGACGCAATCGAAGGAAACATGGATCTTTCCGCATGGGAACCAAATCAAGGTTTGGTGAATCTGAAAGGTGATTGGGAATTTTGTTGGGATGAATTGATTCCTCCCGGATCGGACGAATCCCTTTGGAAAGAAAAATGCCAAGGTTATTTCCCCGTTCCTTCCTTTTGGAAGTTCTATAAAATCAAAGGAGAAAATCCTCCTATCTTCGGAAAAGCCACCTACCGGCTCAAACTTCGCATTCCTTCAAACAGTACGATCCATTACGGTTTGTTTTGGACGGAGATCATGTCCGCATTTGAAATTTTCATTAACTCCCGTTCGGTGGTTAAGGTAGGAAAAACGGGAGATAGTTTTCAAACCATGAAACCGGATTTGAAACCAGGCGTTTCCTATTTGGGAAATCTTCCGGAACAAGTGGAAATCGTCATCTGGGTTTCCAATTTCAATCACGAAAATCACGGATTTTGGGAGCCTATGTATTTTGGGAAATGGGAATCGATTGCAAGACAGCATATCGAGTTTGTAATGCGGGACATTGCAAGCTGCTCAGCCATCATTATCATCGGTTTATATCATTTAATCATTTATCTTTCCAGATTGCGGTCCAAAGAATATCTGTTATTCGGTCTTTTTTGCATTGTAATGGGAATTCGACAGTTGAATTTCGAAACGCATACTTTTTATTATCTATTTCCTAATTTCGAATTTGATTCCTATATCCGTTTCTTATTCGGAGTGATTTATCTGATCGGGATCCTTATGGTCACTCTTTACGACCTGCTTTTTCCCGAAGACATTCCCAAATTATTCACAAACTGTCTTAGAGTGATATTGATTTCCTTTCTATTTACACTGTTTTTATCCGTACCAGTTTTTACTCATTTTGCCGCCTATCTATTCGGATTTTTGGCTTTCGCACTGATCGTTTATATTCCTTTCTTCATAAGGGCTTTCTTCAGGAAACGGGAAGGTGCGGACTTGATGCTCGTGGCATATTTCATTACCACGATTACGATTCTTAACGATCTGCTATTCAATTTCGGTTTTATCCATACCGGCTATATTTCCCATTTAGGGGTTTTATTATTCATATTCATACAAGCGGTGATCTTATCAAAAAAAATCACCAAAACTTTAGAAGAAAAGGAAAATCTGGTAGATAAGTTAGGCGAAACTCTGGAAGCAAAAAACAAAACTCATACGGAACTTATGAATCTGAAAGAGTATCAAAAATACGAACTCGAATTGCAAGTCAGGCTTCGTACGGAAGAATATGAAATCGCCAAACAGATTGCAGAGACGGCGAGTAACGCCAAATCCCAATTTTTAGCAACGATGAGTCATGAAATAAGAACTCCCATGAACGGTATCTTGGGAATCGCAGAGTTACTTAAGATGACTCCATTGACGAAGGACCAGGAACAGTATCTGAAAATGTTGCAAGACAGCGGACAATCCCTGTTAACCATCTTAAACGATATTTTGGATTATTCGAAATTGGAAGCTGGAAAAATCGAATTATTGGAAACGGATTTCTCCTGGAAAATCTTACTTGAGCTAGCGGAAGGAATTTTCAAATACCAGGCGGAGAAAAAACAAGTCAAGTTCGAAGTGAATTTCGATCCCGATTTCGTATACCTTGCGCACGGAGACGAAAATAGAATCAAACAAGTGTTATTCAACATAATTTCTAATGCCGTGAAATTTACGGAAACGGGAGAAATCAAAATCCATCTTTCTTCGGAAAAAGAAAATACCGGAAATTGGATTCAATACAAAATATCAGTTACCGATACGGGAATAGGAATTCCGGAAGATAAAATGGATTCTTTGTTCCAAAGATTTACGCAACTGGATTCGAGTATTTCCCGCAAGTACGGAGGGACCGGACTAGGTCTTGCCATCGCCAAAAAAATCACCGATATGATGGGAGGGGAATTGGAAGCAAAGAGAAACTATCCTGTCGGTACTACTTTTGAATTCAGAATTCGGTTGCTTCGCAATCAGGTTTCAAGAGTTCTCCGTTCGGAAGATTCCGTGGATCTTTCCCAATTACCACCAAACACGTATGTTTTGATTGCGGAGGACGATCCTACCAATTTGTTTTTGCTTTCTAATTTTTTAAAAAAATTAAAGGTCAGACACGATACAGCGAGGGACGGACGGGAGGCAGTTGCCAAAACAAAAGCCAATACGTTTCAATTGATCTTTATGGATATCAATATGCCGAACCTGGATGGAATCGGCGCTTCGGAAGAAATTTTAAAAGATGAAAATATAAATCCGAAACCGATTATCATTGCGGTCACTGCCGACGTTTTCCAAGAAGATAGGGAAAAATGTTTGAGAGCGGGAATGTCTTCTTTTTTACCCAAACCATTTCAAAAGAGAGAAATCGAGCAAGCGCTCTACGAATGGTTGATTGAAAGAAAGTCTCAGGAATAA
- a CDS encoding NADH-quinone oxidoreductase subunit A: MGLAPDSFAPILIQLALGIGFSAVILSLAFLLNPKKKSKPADTFECGVTYYGDARGLFNIKFYLVAVLFILFDIEAVFLYPWAVNLLNFKNAGLGGFFLIEMFFFLLILVVGLYYIWKKGALEWD, from the coding sequence ATGGGTTTAGCTCCAGATAGTTTCGCACCTATCCTTATCCAGCTTGCTTTGGGAATCGGTTTTTCCGCAGTCATCCTATCGCTTGCTTTCCTTCTCAACCCCAAAAAAAAGTCGAAACCTGCAGACACATTCGAATGCGGAGTGACTTATTACGGGGACGCACGCGGCCTTTTCAACATTAAGTTTTATTTGGTCGCCGTCTTATTCATATTATTCGATATCGAGGCGGTCTTTCTTTATCCTTGGGCTGTTAATCTTTTGAATTTTAAGAATGCCGGCCTTGGCGGATTCTTTCTGATTGAAATGTTTTTTTTCTTACTTATACTTGTAGTAGGCCTGTATTATATCTGGAAAAAGGGGGCATTGGAATGGGACTAA
- a CDS encoding NADH-quinone oxidoreductase subunit B, which produces MGLTDVLSKPGEMFGDMFQVATLEDVVQWGQSYSLWPYPFATACCGIEYMGTMCADYDMARFGAERPSFSPRQADMILVLGTITYKMAPVLRQIYDQLSEPKFVISVGACASSGGMFDTYGVLQGVDRILPVDVYVPGCPPRPEAILDALVKLQEKVRSQGLEARRQEIMKKIQEINEKNKPLVVA; this is translated from the coding sequence ATGGGACTAACAGATGTTTTAAGCAAACCCGGTGAAATGTTCGGAGATATGTTCCAAGTTGCCACATTGGAAGATGTGGTTCAATGGGGACAAAGTTATTCTCTATGGCCTTACCCTTTTGCGACCGCATGTTGCGGGATCGAATACATGGGTACGATGTGCGCGGATTATGATATGGCACGTTTTGGTGCCGAACGTCCTTCCTTCTCTCCCAGACAAGCGGATATGATTTTAGTTTTGGGAACCATCACTTACAAAATGGCTCCCGTCCTTCGTCAGATTTACGATCAGTTGTCCGAACCGAAATTTGTGATTTCCGTGGGAGCTTGTGCTTCTTCGGGAGGTATGTTCGACACCTACGGAGTGTTACAGGGTGTGGATCGGATTCTTCCTGTGGATGTTTACGTTCCCGGTTGTCCCCCTCGTCCGGAAGCGATTCTGGATGCTCTTGTGAAATTACAGGAAAAAGTAAGATCGCAAGGTTTGGAAGCGAGACGTCAGGAAATCATGAAAAAGATCCAAGAGATCAACGAAAAAAATAAACCTCTTGTTGTTGCATGA
- a CDS encoding NADH-quinone oxidoreductase subunit C, with protein sequence MKESIQAYLESHFSNFLLPGRDINTNLPYFCIKPEGIVPVAKALKEHHEFQFQYLNDLTAVDWLGKLEPRFEIVYLLRSPKNKHFRIQLRTPVEEGESVPSLVEVFVGANWPEREVFDLFGIPFANHPRMERILMPDNFIGHPLRKDYPLEGPGQDYLIENLLTIHTNEDISQ encoded by the coding sequence ATGAAAGAATCAATCCAGGCTTATTTAGAATCCCATTTTTCGAACTTCCTTCTTCCTGGACGTGACATAAACACGAATCTTCCGTACTTTTGTATCAAACCGGAAGGAATTGTTCCCGTAGCAAAGGCGCTGAAGGAACATCATGAATTTCAGTTTCAGTATCTGAATGACCTAACTGCTGTTGATTGGCTAGGAAAGTTGGAACCGCGGTTTGAGATAGTATATTTGCTTCGCTCTCCCAAAAACAAACATTTCCGTATCCAACTTCGCACTCCTGTAGAAGAAGGGGAATCCGTTCCGAGCCTTGTTGAAGTTTTTGTCGGTGCCAACTGGCCCGAGAGAGAAGTGTTCGATTTGTTCGGAATTCCTTTTGCAAATCACCCTAGAATGGAAAGGATTCTTATGCCTGATAATTTCATCGGACATCCTTTGCGTAAGGATTATCCTTTGGAAGGTCCGGGACAGGATTACCTGATAGAAAACCTTCTTACCATTCATACGAACGAGGATATTAGCCAATAG
- a CDS encoding NADH-quinone oxidoreductase subunit D — protein MVMYEKTAEYFGQKYKDLPEGHLLVNLGPSHPATHGILQNVIQIDGERVVEAESVIGYVHRCFEKLGERYDYNQFLVCTDRMNYVSTPLNNIGWILTVEKMMQIDVPARVTYVRMIISELSRLMDHIICNGVMGVDLGAFSGFLHLFHHRENIYQILEKLTGARLTTTFCRVGGMERDIYPDFQKEIKIITKGIKPALDEFEELLIRNKIFNERTAGIGGISAEDAIAYGFSGPNLRAAGVPWDVRKDTPYMLYDKVDFDVPVGEDGSALHRTLVRMEEMRQCIRIIEQLIDGIPEGPYHADLPHSFLPPKDKVYNNMEELIYHFKIIMHGIKVPPGEYYHATEAANGELGFYVVSEGEKTPWRVHVRRPCFWYYQAFPQMVKGGLLADTIATMSSLNVIAGELDC, from the coding sequence ATGGTAATGTACGAAAAAACCGCAGAATATTTCGGTCAGAAATACAAAGACCTTCCTGAAGGCCATTTGCTTGTCAACTTGGGTCCGTCTCATCCCGCTACTCACGGAATTTTGCAAAACGTCATTCAGATTGACGGAGAAAGAGTGGTGGAAGCGGAGTCTGTCATCGGTTATGTGCACCGTTGTTTTGAGAAACTGGGAGAAAGATACGATTACAATCAGTTCCTGGTTTGCACGGACAGGATGAATTATGTATCCACTCCCTTGAACAACATAGGATGGATTCTCACTGTTGAGAAGATGATGCAGATTGATGTTCCTGCAAGGGTCACTTATGTGAGAATGATCATTTCCGAACTATCCCGTCTGATGGATCATATCATCTGCAACGGTGTGATGGGTGTGGATTTGGGGGCATTTTCCGGCTTTCTTCATTTATTTCATCATAGGGAAAATATATATCAGATTTTAGAAAAACTAACGGGCGCTCGCCTTACTACGACTTTTTGCCGGGTGGGTGGAATGGAAAGAGATATCTATCCTGACTTCCAAAAAGAAATCAAAATCATAACAAAGGGCATCAAACCGGCGCTAGACGAGTTTGAAGAGCTTTTGATTCGAAATAAAATTTTTAACGAAAGAACCGCCGGGATCGGAGGGATTTCCGCAGAAGATGCGATCGCTTACGGATTTTCCGGACCCAATCTGCGTGCTGCCGGTGTACCATGGGATGTTCGTAAAGACACTCCTTATATGTTGTATGACAAAGTGGACTTCGATGTTCCCGTCGGAGAAGACGGTTCCGCATTGCATCGGACTTTGGTTCGGATGGAAGAAATGAGACAGTGCATTCGCATCATAGAACAATTGATAGACGGAATTCCCGAAGGTCCTTATCATGCGGATCTTCCTCATTCGTTTCTTCCTCCCAAAGACAAAGTTTATAATAACATGGAAGAATTGATTTATCATTTCAAAATCATTATGCATGGAATTAAAGTTCCTCCCGGCGAATACTATCATGCTACGGAAGCCGCCAATGGAGAGTTAGGTTTCTATGTGGTCTCGGAAGGAGAAAAAACTCCCTGGAGAGTCCATGTTCGCAGACCGTGTTTTTGGTATTATCAGGCATTCCCTCAAATGGTAAAAGGGGGATTACTTGCGGATACGATCGCAACTATGAGTTCTTTGAATGTAATTGCAGGGGAGCTTGACTGTTAA
- the nuoE gene encoding complex I 24 kDa subunit family protein — MAYQFSSDSETRFQKLIPQFPNKRSLILPCLFLLQRDQGFVDHDGMQYIADRIGNPVSLAHVHGVATFYTMYNKKPVGKFHIQICANISCYLAGSDSITEKVCEKLNLEKGQTSKDKLFTVDEVQCLGACGFGPVAQINDRYYENLTPEKIDQVLEELGRKG, encoded by the coding sequence ATGGCATATCAATTTTCATCCGATTCGGAAACCAGATTTCAAAAACTGATTCCTCAGTTTCCCAACAAACGTTCCTTGATTCTACCTTGTCTGTTTCTTTTACAAAGAGATCAGGGATTTGTGGATCATGACGGGATGCAATACATAGCGGATCGGATCGGCAATCCCGTTTCCCTCGCACATGTACATGGAGTGGCGACATTCTATACGATGTACAATAAAAAGCCTGTGGGCAAATTTCATATTCAGATTTGCGCCAATATCTCCTGTTATCTGGCAGGATCCGACTCCATCACCGAAAAGGTTTGCGAAAAATTGAATTTGGAGAAAGGCCAAACGTCTAAGGACAAATTGTTCACTGTGGACGAAGTACAGTGCCTGGGTGCATGCGGATTCGGTCCTGTAGCACAAATTAACGACCGTTATTATGAAAATCTTACACCTGAAAAAATAGACCAAGTATTGGAAGAGTTAGGACGGAAAGGTTAG
- the nuoF gene encoding NADH-quinone oxidoreductase subunit NuoF, whose translation MIRKLLTTHIDHPESHTLKHYLSVGGYESSKKALNILTPEQIINDVKTSGLRGRGGAGFPTGNKWSFIPKTDKPKYLICNADEGEPGTFKDRLLIEKLPHMLIEGMVIAAKAIDCHQGYIYIRGEFMKGLDIVEVAVNEAYAAGLLGKNIQGSGYDFELAIYSGAGAYICGEESALINSLEGRRGHPRLKPPFPAVSGLYSCPTVVNNVETFCNVPHIIQMTGEEYKKIGTEKSPGTRLFAVSGHVKKPGIYEVEMGTPMKELIYDICGGIKNDKNLKAVIPGGSSSPILTSEEAMIATMDYESIASLKSMLGSGAVIIMSEEADLVETTYRLAEFYSHESCGQCTPCREGTHWVKDILHKIKVGEGTEKDVELIYSLSRNMEGGTTICPLADACVMAVRPTMQKFKEEFAKRLQPVEKPTEPKKEVANVG comes from the coding sequence ATGATCAGAAAACTTTTAACAACGCATATTGACCATCCGGAGTCCCATACTCTGAAACATTATCTTTCCGTGGGGGGGTATGAATCTTCTAAAAAAGCACTGAACATCCTTACCCCGGAACAGATCATAAATGATGTGAAGACCTCCGGACTCAGAGGAAGAGGCGGGGCCGGTTTTCCCACGGGAAACAAATGGAGTTTCATTCCGAAAACCGACAAACCCAAGTATTTGATCTGCAATGCGGACGAAGGGGAGCCAGGTACTTTCAAAGACAGACTGCTCATTGAAAAACTTCCTCATATGTTGATCGAAGGTATGGTCATTGCCGCGAAGGCAATCGACTGCCACCAGGGATATATTTATATCCGTGGTGAGTTTATGAAGGGCCTTGATATTGTGGAAGTAGCGGTGAACGAAGCTTATGCGGCAGGACTTCTTGGAAAAAATATCCAAGGATCCGGATATGATTTCGAACTCGCCATTTATTCCGGTGCGGGTGCTTATATTTGCGGAGAAGAATCCGCGCTCATCAATTCCCTTGAGGGAAGGAGGGGTCATCCAAGACTCAAACCTCCTTTTCCTGCGGTATCGGGCCTTTACTCTTGTCCTACAGTCGTGAACAATGTGGAAACATTCTGCAATGTTCCTCATATCATTCAGATGACTGGAGAAGAATACAAGAAGATCGGAACCGAAAAATCTCCCGGCACTCGCTTGTTTGCTGTTAGTGGGCATGTCAAAAAGCCGGGGATTTACGAAGTGGAAATGGGCACTCCTATGAAGGAGTTGATCTACGATATTTGCGGTGGGATTAAGAACGATAAAAATCTGAAAGCGGTGATTCCCGGCGGATCTTCTTCTCCGATTCTGACCTCCGAGGAAGCAATGATTGCGACTATGGATTACGAATCCATTGCCAGTCTCAAATCCATGCTCGGTTCCGGTGCAGTCATCATCATGTCGGAAGAAGCGGATTTGGTAGAGACTACTTACCGGCTCGCCGAATTTTATTCTCATGAATCCTGCGGACAGTGTACTCCCTGCCGCGAGGGAACTCATTGGGTCAAAGACATATTGCACAAAATCAAAGTAGGGGAAGGGACTGAAAAGGATGTGGAATTGATTTATTCTCTTTCCCGGAATATGGAAGGCGGGACGACCATTTGTCCTCTGGCCGATGCTTGTGTGATGGCGGTCCGACCTACCATGCAAAAATTCAAAGAAGAGTTTGCAAAGAGACTACAACCGGTTGAGAAACCAACCGAACCCAAAAAAGAAGTAGCCAATGTCGGCTAA
- the nuoH gene encoding NADH-quinone oxidoreductase subunit NuoH: MEWGFIIAWAIKILALFVIILTGVAYYTLAERKFAGFIQDRPGPNRAGPFGLFQPLADGIKFISKEEIFPKNVSRGMYILAPTISMTCAIMAWAVMPFGGTIPAPVWLTQLTGVTFIDLQVANPDSGVLYMLAVSSLAVYGIMIAGWASNNKYSLLGGIRSTAQMISYELPMGLSIIVVVIMSGSLRLTEISDAQKDVWNFFTPPGFVAFFIYVTAMFAETNRLPFDLAEAESELVVGFHTEYGAFKFALFFLAEYMNMVTMSCLTTILFFGGYNVPFEIGKGTDWAVWIGLLFFIGKVLFFAFLFIWVRWTLPRFRYDQLMRLGWKKMIPWGLFAVMFASIYTVYWKESWVKLFL; the protein is encoded by the coding sequence ATGGAATGGGGTTTTATCATTGCCTGGGCGATCAAAATTCTCGCCTTATTCGTAATTATTCTTACGGGTGTAGCTTATTATACACTCGCAGAACGTAAGTTTGCCGGATTTATCCAGGATAGACCCGGCCCGAACCGTGCGGGTCCGTTCGGACTATTTCAACCTTTGGCGGATGGAATCAAATTTATCAGCAAAGAAGAAATATTTCCCAAAAACGTGTCCAGGGGTATGTATATACTCGCACCTACCATTTCCATGACTTGCGCCATTATGGCCTGGGCGGTGATGCCATTCGGTGGAACCATCCCCGCACCCGTTTGGCTCACTCAGCTTACGGGTGTTACATTTATTGACTTGCAAGTGGCGAACCCGGATTCGGGAGTTCTTTACATGCTGGCGGTTTCTTCTCTGGCAGTTTACGGAATCATGATCGCAGGTTGGGCGAGCAATAATAAATACTCCCTACTCGGCGGAATACGTTCCACAGCTCAGATGATCAGCTATGAACTCCCCATGGGATTGTCCATCATTGTAGTGGTCATTATGTCAGGATCTCTTCGTTTAACGGAAATTAGTGATGCTCAGAAGGATGTTTGGAATTTTTTCACTCCTCCCGGATTCGTTGCTTTTTTCATATACGTGACTGCCATGTTTGCCGAAACCAACAGACTTCCTTTCGATTTGGCGGAAGCCGAATCCGAATTGGTTGTGGGTTTTCATACCGAGTATGGAGCTTTCAAATTCGCATTATTTTTTCTCGCTGAATATATGAATATGGTGACCATGTCGTGCCTTACCACCATACTATTCTTTGGCGGATACAATGTTCCTTTTGAGATAGGTAAGGGAACGGACTGGGCGGTGTGGATCGGACTTCTCTTTTTTATCGGAAAGGTTTTGTTCTTCGCTTTCCTGTTTATCTGGGTTCGTTGGACTTTGCCTCGTTTTAGATACGACCAATTGATGCGACTCGGTTGGAAGAAAATGATTCCTTGGGGATTGTTTGCGGTGATGTTTGCTTCCATTTATACTGTGTATTGGAAAGAATCCTGGGTGAAATTATTTCTATGA
- a CDS encoding NADH-quinone oxidoreductase subunit J has product MGEIISMIETFSIELAFFFLFGTICIGTAISVVFQKNPVVSAVSLVFMFFSLAGIYGIMGALFIATMQVLVYAGAIMVLVVFVLMLLSQRAENLSKFLNNPFKVVSLSLLALFFFFGLYSALNMGVPNAYQSGKGYKTTESTSVYQYPIQGTSSVSANGNAATVGAATYLEYVLPFELISILLLVAVIGAVILAKKRLGEGSEAKDATL; this is encoded by the coding sequence CTGGGTGAAATTATTTCTATGATTGAAACATTTTCCATTGAGCTGGCGTTTTTCTTTTTGTTCGGAACCATTTGTATCGGAACTGCCATAAGCGTGGTGTTTCAAAAAAATCCGGTGGTTTCCGCAGTTTCCCTTGTATTCATGTTTTTTTCCCTGGCGGGGATTTACGGAATCATGGGTGCCTTGTTTATTGCCACCATGCAAGTATTAGTTTATGCCGGTGCCATTATGGTTTTGGTTGTATTTGTTCTTATGCTTTTGAGTCAAAGGGCGGAAAACCTGTCCAAATTTTTGAATAACCCTTTCAAAGTAGTATCGCTTTCACTGCTCGCCTTATTTTTCTTTTTCGGACTATACTCCGCTTTGAATATGGGAGTACCTAACGCTTATCAATCGGGTAAAGGTTACAAAACTACGGAATCAACTTCCGTATACCAGTATCCGATCCAAGGCACAAGTTCGGTTTCAGCCAACGGGAATGCGGCTACGGTCGGAGCTGCCACCTATTTGGAATACGTGCTCCCTTTTGAATTGATTTCCATACTACTTCTTGTTGCGGTGATCGGTGCGGTGATCCTCGCCAAAAAGAGGTTAGGTGAAGGCTCCGAGGCCAAGGATGCTACTTTATGA
- the nuoK gene encoding NADH-quinone oxidoreductase subunit NuoK, protein MNPLISGIPVPFFLGLAGILFSIGVLGVLIRRNAVVIFMSVELILNSVNLVFVTFSKSLSNISGEVVVFFVMAIAAAEAAVGLALVIAIFRQKKSANVDELQEMKW, encoded by the coding sequence ATGAATCCGTTGATTTCCGGTATTCCCGTTCCTTTTTTTCTCGGACTCGCAGGGATTTTATTTTCCATCGGAGTTTTGGGAGTACTCATTCGCCGTAACGCAGTGGTAATTTTTATGTCGGTCGAATTGATACTCAATTCGGTGAACTTGGTATTTGTCACCTTTTCCAAATCCTTATCCAATATTTCAGGTGAGGTGGTAGTATTCTTTGTGATGGCGATTGCTGCAGCGGAAGCTGCGGTGGGACTGGCACTCGTGATCGCCATTTTTCGTCAGAAAAAATCCGCAAATGTGGATGAACTCCAAGAGATGAAGTGGTAA